One window of Pyxicephalus adspersus chromosome 4, UCB_Pads_2.0, whole genome shotgun sequence genomic DNA carries:
- the CEP170 gene encoding centrosomal protein of 170 kDa isoform X1 yields MSLTSWFLVSSGGTRHRLPREMIFVGRDDCELMLQSRSVDKQHAVINYEASADEHLVKDLGSLNGTFVNDVRIPEQTYITLKLEDKLRFGYDTNLFTVVRGEMKVPEEALKHEKFTSQLQFSQKQIDTEGSKCKSTDTKPSVSTEVHHKALDALKSEEKLTDLSAVHRGTPLYGQPSWWGDEDSAGNVNNQESKEGKPLDAGATGCSKDAKKSTQQVTAFKEENANSFIREPSYFEIPSKELQQKIESAENATYEIPAQDSQCPQVSGAGHASFTIEFDETSPGKVTIKDHITKFTDHRQKSKKTLSAGDKELAGLHTEMIAAESKVADWLAQNNPPRLLKEAAEEDSKSIKSDVPVYLKRLQGNKHEDGTQSDYENSAPPKHINKITKLQEFRKQGHTEQRKLEQKIQTGEKHQDTSNQTAFLIEFFDDDHPRKRRSYSFSLNTSTAGPEAPYPIPQSRIDKVKAASVDPKGMCLGLQSASSSHRVIHSTQHAKLLLKQKSEEPCTSLLVSQNVLLRSSGSLGHRQASKRNTSDGAELHSVEKDHKSSHHSEKANSKDDAKGPCVTDTSQSHSSSKKRWASQWASLASNHVGQDNGQSESNNSPPAENDADMSESGLSIKSSGSATSVTCASDRKRRSLPKLPKEEASSQVSSSKQTHRSDIGEKQDTELQEKESHVRLGKKDKLYDSNGKARTKKDNSTECSMDKTRTLTDYSCLGFDAKKDALLAARKQAVYKAHQEQAKEQLSSARVFHKPPVVQPIDSSSPNAYKLQQPAETPQKKGGQKSEAASNNTSGKSAETDRKETFKPLVRQGSFTIDKPSSNVPIELIPHINKQPVLSPTFPFTSMSNVRERSDSVDTDSSMDTTLLLKDTEAVMAFLEAKLRDDSKTDDDPKTPSYTQENSISPESDVDTASTISFVANDADKKCPQKRKTLSSLHKDKSSTSSPSKEPLSSSVSISRERTERKSKTHVREPGSRSDIQKVLRTSARNRPPSLDLTDDDQTSSLPCSTVSDILSSDQETYSGRSHSKSQFASVDDKFTAIKTSAANKPVTLPRPRPTRTSLLRRSRLGEASDTEIGDTDRASVASEVSTTSSTSKQTSTRKPLSRLDLLAQPRRTRLGSLSARSDSEATITRGSGSSRTSEYAVRNSAKMSPTTDGRSSPRARANSISRLSDAKTKVVPSAHGSLAGNTRWRRVPPEYASTSEDEFGSNRNAAKPTRLRTSSAVKIQKSQVSGNSPIKTPSAALNMSSFKHKAKEQEDYIRDWTAHREEIARISQDLALIAREINDVAGEIDSVTSSGTAPSTTVSTAATTPGSAIDTREEVGSLHEDVQLVDRVFDESLNFRKIPPSNASRSEASLRGGDAKPQPKEVSEPPLITRRKTWSRDEVMGDSLLLSSVFQFSRKIRQTIDKTANKIRILFKDKERNWDEIEKKLRSESEIPILKTSCVEILSILQELKRIENQLQVINAMIDPDGTLDALNMLGFGSPLPSTHSNSKHSLLHAINLSALAHAESRSSRSNVKAVSSDADGAQSSPDFSLHFNRFNPDGKEDSTSQE; encoded by the exons ATGAGCTTGACATCATGGTTTTTGGTGAGCAGCGGAGGCACAAGGCACAGACTGCCAAGAGAAATGATTTTCGTTGGAAGGGATGACTGTGAGCTGATGTTGCAG TCAAGAAGTGTGGACAAGCAACATGCAGTTATCAATTACGAAGCATCTGCAGATGAGCATTTAGTGAAGGATTTGGGCAGTCTTAATGGG ACATTTGTGAATGATGTCAGAATTCCTGAACAAACTTATATTACTCTGAAGCTTGAAGATAAATTGAGATTTGGTTATG ataccaatCTTTTTACAGTAGTACGTGGGGAAATGAAAGTCCCTGAAGAAGCTCTTAAG catgaAAAGTTTACGAGTCAACTTCAGTTTTCTCAAAAGCAAATAGACACCGAAGGATCAAAATGCAAAAGCACAGACACAAAACCAAGTGTCTCTACAGAAGTTCATCACAAAGCTTTGGATGCGCTAAAGTCTGAAGAAAAGCTGACAG ACTTATCTGCAGTGCACCGTGGTACACCCCTGTATGGACAGCCATCTTGGTGGGGAGATGAAGACTCGGCAGGAAACGTAAATAACCAAGAAAGTAAAGAAGGCAAACCTCTTGATGCTGGTGCAACAG gtTGCTCCAAAGATGCTAAGAAAAGTACTCAACAAGTGACAGCCTTCAAAGAAGAAAATGCTAATTCTTTTATTAGAGAGCCAAGCTACTTTGAGATCCCTTCTAAAGAACTTCAACAAAAAATAGAATCCGCAGAAAATGCCACATATGAAATCCCAGCACAGGATTCCCAGTGTCCTCAAGTGTCGGGGGCCGGTCATGCTTCTTTTACAATTGAGTTTGATGAGACTTCCCCAGGTAAAGTAACCATTAAAGACCATATAACCAAATTCACGGACCATCGTCAAAAGTCAAAGAAGACACTCTCTGCTGGAGATAAGGAACTTGCTGGGTTACATACAGAGATGATTGCTGCAGAAAGTAAAGTAGCTGATTGGTTGGCACAAAATAACCCACCAAGACTGTTAAAAGAAGCAGCTGAAGAAGATAGCAAAAGTATTAAAAGTGATGTGCCAGTGTACTTGAAGAGGTTGCAAG GCAACAAACATGAGGATGGGACACAGAGTGACTATGAAAATAGTGCACCACCTAAGCATATAAACAAAATTACCAAGTTACAGGAATTCAGAAAACAGGGTCATACAGAGCAGAGAAAGCTGGAGCAGAAAATTCAGACTGGGGAAAAGCATCAGGATACTTCAAATCAGACTGCTTTTTTGATAGAGTTTTTTGATGATGACCATCCAAGAAAGAGACGCTCCTATTCTTTCTCTCTGAACACCAGCACTGCAGGCCCAGAAGCCCCCTATCCAATCCCACAGTCAAGGATAGATAAAGTCAAAGCTGCTTCTGTTGATCCTAAAGGGATGTGTTTGGGTTTACAGTCTGCTTCCTCATCTCACAGAGTCATTCATAGCACACAGCATGCAAAATTACTGCTTAAACAGAAATCTGAAGAGCCTTGCACATCTTTATTGGtttcacaaaatgtattattgagGAGCTCAGGAAGCCTTGGACATCGACAAGCTAGTAAGCGAAATACATCTGACGGCGCTGAATTGCATTCTGTGGAAAAAGATCACAAAAGCAGTCATCACAGTGAAAAAGCAAATAGCAAGGATGATGCAAAAGGACCTTGTGTGACG GACACAAGTCAATCTCATTCATCAAGCAAAAAACGTTGGGCATCACAGTGGGCCAGTCTTGCTTCTAATCACGTGGGACAAGATAATGGACAAAGCGAATCCAATAACtctcctcctgctgaaaatg ATGCAGATATGAGTGAATCTGGATTGTCAATTAAAAGTAGCGGATCTGCTACCTCAGTGACTTGCGCAAGTGATCGTAAAAGGAGAAGTTTACCAAAGCTTCCAAAGGAGGAAGCAAGCTCCCAGGTTTCTTCAAGTAAACAAACACATAGGTCAGATATTGGAGAAAAACAAGACACAGAGCTACAGGAGAAAGAATCACATGTACGCTTAGGTAAGAAAGACAAGCTGTATGATTCTAACGGAAAAGCTAGAACTAAGAAAGATAACTCTACAGAATGTTCCATGGATAAAACCAGAACTCTCACAGATTATTCTTGTTTAGGATTTGATGCTAAGAAAGATGCCTTACTTGCTGCAAGGAAACAAGCAGTATACAAAGCCCACCAGGAGCAAGCTAAAGAACAGTTGTCTTCTGCTAGGGTATTCCACAAGCCTCCCGTTGTCCAACCAATTGATTCATCCTCTCCTAATGCTTACAAGTTACAACAGCCTGCTGAAACTCCTCAGAAAAAGGGTGGTCAGAAAAGTGAAGCTGCTTCAAACAATACTAGCGGCAAAAGTGCTGAAACTGATAGAAAGGAAACTTTCAAGCCACTTGTTAGGCAAGGCAGTTTTACTATAGACAAGCCTAGCTCAAATGTACCTATAGAACTTATTCCACATATTAACAAACAACCTGTGCTATCACCTACCTTTCCCTTTACATCTATGAGCAATGTAAGAGAGAGAAGTGACTCGGTAGACACTGACTCCAGCATGGATACCACTCTTCTACTCAAGGATACAGAAGCAGTCATGGCTTTCCTTGAAGCAAAACTCAGAGATGATAGTAAAACTGATGATGATCCAAAAACACCTAGCTACACCCAAGAGAATTCTATATCCCCGGAGTCAGATGTTGATACTGCAAGCACTATTAGTTTTGTTGCTAATGATGCAGATAAAAAATGTCCCCAGAAACGAAAAACCCTTAGCAGCCTGCATAAGGATAAATCCTCAACTTCATCTCCTTCAAAAGAACCTCTTAGCTCATCGGTATCTATATCCCGTGAAAGAACTGAAAGAAAGAGTAAAACTCATGTAAGGGAGCCTGGAAGTAGAAGCGATATCCAGAAAGTTCTTCGAACCAGTGCAAGGAATAGACCTCCATCTCTCGACTTGACAGATGATGATCAAACCTCTAGTTTACCTTGTTCTACTGTGTCAGATATTTTATCTTCTGATCAAGAAACTTATTCTGGAAGGTCACACTCCAAATCACAGTTTGCCTCTGTAGATGACAAGTTTACTGCAATAAAAACGTCTGCAGCTAACAAGCCAGTTACTCTTCCTAGGCCTCGTCCAACAAGGACTTCACTTTTGCGCAGATCACGCTTAGGTGAAGCTTCAGACACAGAGATTGGAGATACTGACAGAGCATCAGTTGCCTCAGAAGTATCAACAACAAGTTCAACATCAAAACAAACTTCTACTAGAAAACCGCTTTCAAGATTAGATTTGCTTGCACAGCCTCGTAGAACAAGGCTTGGTTCTTTATCGGCACGCAGTGACTCGGAAGCGACAATAACCAGAGGTTCTGGATCTTCACGAACTTCAGAATATGCAGTTAGAAATAGTGCTAAAATGTCTCCAACAACTGATGGGAGAAGTTCTCCAAGAGCCAGAGCTAACAGCATTTCTCGCTTATCGGATGCCAAGACAAAAGTGGTTCCATCTGCTCACGGCTCCCTTGCTG gcaatacccGATGGAGACGAGTCCCTCCAGAGTACGCATCCACTTCTGAAGATGAATTTGGATCTAACCGCAACGCTGCTAAACCTACTCGTCTACGTACCTCTTCAGCTGTTAAAATTCAGAAGTCACAAGTTAGTGGAAACAGCCCAATAAAAACACCATCAGCAGCTCTGAACATGAGTTCATTCAAACATAAGGCAAAAGAACAGGAAGATTATATCCGTGACTGGACTGCACATCGTGAGGAAATAGCTAG GATTAGCCAAGATTTGGCTCTCATTGCCCGGGAAATTAATGACGTTGCTGGAGAAATAGATTCTGTGACTTCATCCGGCACAGCACCTAGTACCACAGTAAGCACTGCAGCCACCACTCCTGGTTCTGCAATAGACACTCGGGAAGAGGTAGGGAGTCTACATGAAGATGTACAg CTTGTGGACCGTGTATTTGATGAAAGCCTTAACTTTAGAAAGATTCCTCCATCAAATGCATCCAGATCAGAAGCAAGCTTACGAGGAGGTGATGCAAAACCCCAGCCTAAAGAAGTTTCTGAACCTCCACTTATTACTAGACGGAAAACATGGAGTAGAGATGAA GTAATGGGAGATAGTTTACTGCTTTCTTCTGTGTTCCAATTTTCTCGAAAAATAAGACAGACTATTGATAAAACCGCTAATAAAATAAG aattttatttaagGACAAAGAAAGGAACTGGGACGAAATTGAAAAGAAGTTAAGATCGGAAAGCGAAATACCAATTTTGAAAACTTCATGTGTG gaaatcctATCAATACTACAAGAACTGAAGAGGATTGAAAACCAATTACAAg tgaTTAATGCCATGATCGATCCAGATGGCACTCTTGATGCTCTAAACATGTTGGGATTTGGAAGCCCATTACCTTCAACACATTCAAACTCAAAACATAGTTTATTACACGCCATCAATTTATCAGCTCTTGCTCATGCAGAGAGCAGAAGCAGTCGGTCAAATGTGAAAGCAGTATCCTCAGATGCTGACGGTGCTCAGTCGAGCCCTGATTTTAGTCTACATTTTAATAGGTTCAATCCTGATGGAAAAGAAGACTCTACATCACAAGAATAG
- the CEP170 gene encoding centrosomal protein of 170 kDa isoform X4: MSLTSWFLVSSGGTRHRLPREMIFVGRDDCELMLQSRSVDKQHAVINYEASADEHLVKDLGSLNGTFVNDVRIPEQTYITLKLEDKLRFGYDTNLFTVVRGEMKVPEEALKHEKFTSQLQFSQKQIDTEGSKCKSTDTKPSVSTEVHHKALDALKSEEKLTDLSAVHRGTPLYGQPSWWGDEDSAGNVNNQESKEGKPLDAGATGCSKDAKKSTQQVTAFKEENANSFIREPSYFEIPSKELQQKIESAENATYEIPAQDSQCPQVSGAGHASFTIEFDETSPGKVTIKDHITKFTDHRQKSKKTLSAGDKELAGLHTEMIAAESKVADWLAQNNPPRLLKEAAEEDSKSIKSDVPVYLKRLQGNKHEDGTQSDYENSAPPKHINKITKLQEFRKQGHTEQRKLEQKIQTGEKHQDTSNQTAFLIEFFDDDHPRKRRSYSFSLNTSTAGPEAPYPIPQSRIDKVKAASVDPKGMCLGLQSASSSHRVIHSTQHAKLLLKQKSEEPCTSLLVSQNVLLRSSGSLGHRQASKRNTSDGAELHSVEKDHKSSHHSEKANSKDDAKGPCVTDTSQSHSSSKKRWASQWASLASNHVGQDNGQSESNNSPPAENDADMSESGLSIKSSGSATSVTCASDRKRRSLPKLPKEEASSQVSSSKQTHRSDIGEKQDTELQEKESHVRLGFDAKKDALLAARKQAVYKAHQEQAKEQLSSARVFHKPPVVQPIDSSSPNAYKLQQPAETPQKKGGQKSEAASNNTSGKSAETDRKETFKPLVRQGSFTIDKPSSNVPIELIPHINKQPVLSPTFPFTSMSNVRERSDSVDTDSSMDTTLLLKDTEAVMAFLEAKLRDDSKTDDDPKTPSYTQENSISPESDVDTASTISFVANDADKKCPQKRKTLSSLHKDKSSTSSPSKEPLSSSVSISRERTERKSKTHVREPGSRSDIQKVLRTSARNRPPSLDLTDDDQTSSLPCSTVSDILSSDQETYSGRSHSKSQFASVDDKFTAIKTSAANKPVTLPRPRPTRTSLLRRSRLGEASDTEIGDTDRASVASEVSTTSSTSKQTSTRKPLSRLDLLAQPRRTRLGSLSARSDSEATITRGSGSSRTSEYAVRNSAKMSPTTDGRSSPRARANSISRLSDAKTKVVPSAHGSLAGNTRWRRVPPEYASTSEDEFGSNRNAAKPTRLRTSSAVKIQKSQVSGNSPIKTPSAALNMSSFKHKAKEQEDYIRDWTAHREEIARISQDLALIAREINDVAGEIDSVTSSGTAPSTTVSTAATTPGSAIDTREEVGSLHEDVQLVDRVFDESLNFRKIPPSNASRSEASLRGGDAKPQPKEVSEPPLITRRKTWSRDEVMGDSLLLSSVFQFSRKIRQTIDKTANKIRILFKDKERNWDEIEKKLRSESEIPILKTSCVEILSILQELKRIENQLQVINAMIDPDGTLDALNMLGFGSPLPSTHSNSKHSLLHAINLSALAHAESRSSRSNVKAVSSDADGAQSSPDFSLHFNRFNPDGKEDSTSQE, from the exons ATGAGCTTGACATCATGGTTTTTGGTGAGCAGCGGAGGCACAAGGCACAGACTGCCAAGAGAAATGATTTTCGTTGGAAGGGATGACTGTGAGCTGATGTTGCAG TCAAGAAGTGTGGACAAGCAACATGCAGTTATCAATTACGAAGCATCTGCAGATGAGCATTTAGTGAAGGATTTGGGCAGTCTTAATGGG ACATTTGTGAATGATGTCAGAATTCCTGAACAAACTTATATTACTCTGAAGCTTGAAGATAAATTGAGATTTGGTTATG ataccaatCTTTTTACAGTAGTACGTGGGGAAATGAAAGTCCCTGAAGAAGCTCTTAAG catgaAAAGTTTACGAGTCAACTTCAGTTTTCTCAAAAGCAAATAGACACCGAAGGATCAAAATGCAAAAGCACAGACACAAAACCAAGTGTCTCTACAGAAGTTCATCACAAAGCTTTGGATGCGCTAAAGTCTGAAGAAAAGCTGACAG ACTTATCTGCAGTGCACCGTGGTACACCCCTGTATGGACAGCCATCTTGGTGGGGAGATGAAGACTCGGCAGGAAACGTAAATAACCAAGAAAGTAAAGAAGGCAAACCTCTTGATGCTGGTGCAACAG gtTGCTCCAAAGATGCTAAGAAAAGTACTCAACAAGTGACAGCCTTCAAAGAAGAAAATGCTAATTCTTTTATTAGAGAGCCAAGCTACTTTGAGATCCCTTCTAAAGAACTTCAACAAAAAATAGAATCCGCAGAAAATGCCACATATGAAATCCCAGCACAGGATTCCCAGTGTCCTCAAGTGTCGGGGGCCGGTCATGCTTCTTTTACAATTGAGTTTGATGAGACTTCCCCAGGTAAAGTAACCATTAAAGACCATATAACCAAATTCACGGACCATCGTCAAAAGTCAAAGAAGACACTCTCTGCTGGAGATAAGGAACTTGCTGGGTTACATACAGAGATGATTGCTGCAGAAAGTAAAGTAGCTGATTGGTTGGCACAAAATAACCCACCAAGACTGTTAAAAGAAGCAGCTGAAGAAGATAGCAAAAGTATTAAAAGTGATGTGCCAGTGTACTTGAAGAGGTTGCAAG GCAACAAACATGAGGATGGGACACAGAGTGACTATGAAAATAGTGCACCACCTAAGCATATAAACAAAATTACCAAGTTACAGGAATTCAGAAAACAGGGTCATACAGAGCAGAGAAAGCTGGAGCAGAAAATTCAGACTGGGGAAAAGCATCAGGATACTTCAAATCAGACTGCTTTTTTGATAGAGTTTTTTGATGATGACCATCCAAGAAAGAGACGCTCCTATTCTTTCTCTCTGAACACCAGCACTGCAGGCCCAGAAGCCCCCTATCCAATCCCACAGTCAAGGATAGATAAAGTCAAAGCTGCTTCTGTTGATCCTAAAGGGATGTGTTTGGGTTTACAGTCTGCTTCCTCATCTCACAGAGTCATTCATAGCACACAGCATGCAAAATTACTGCTTAAACAGAAATCTGAAGAGCCTTGCACATCTTTATTGGtttcacaaaatgtattattgagGAGCTCAGGAAGCCTTGGACATCGACAAGCTAGTAAGCGAAATACATCTGACGGCGCTGAATTGCATTCTGTGGAAAAAGATCACAAAAGCAGTCATCACAGTGAAAAAGCAAATAGCAAGGATGATGCAAAAGGACCTTGTGTGACG GACACAAGTCAATCTCATTCATCAAGCAAAAAACGTTGGGCATCACAGTGGGCCAGTCTTGCTTCTAATCACGTGGGACAAGATAATGGACAAAGCGAATCCAATAACtctcctcctgctgaaaatg ATGCAGATATGAGTGAATCTGGATTGTCAATTAAAAGTAGCGGATCTGCTACCTCAGTGACTTGCGCAAGTGATCGTAAAAGGAGAAGTTTACCAAAGCTTCCAAAGGAGGAAGCAAGCTCCCAGGTTTCTTCAAGTAAACAAACACATAGGTCAGATATTGGAGAAAAACAAGACACAGAGCTACAGGAGAAAGAATCACATGTACGCTTAG GATTTGATGCTAAGAAAGATGCCTTACTTGCTGCAAGGAAACAAGCAGTATACAAAGCCCACCAGGAGCAAGCTAAAGAACAGTTGTCTTCTGCTAGGGTATTCCACAAGCCTCCCGTTGTCCAACCAATTGATTCATCCTCTCCTAATGCTTACAAGTTACAACAGCCTGCTGAAACTCCTCAGAAAAAGGGTGGTCAGAAAAGTGAAGCTGCTTCAAACAATACTAGCGGCAAAAGTGCTGAAACTGATAGAAAGGAAACTTTCAAGCCACTTGTTAGGCAAGGCAGTTTTACTATAGACAAGCCTAGCTCAAATGTACCTATAGAACTTATTCCACATATTAACAAACAACCTGTGCTATCACCTACCTTTCCCTTTACATCTATGAGCAATGTAAGAGAGAGAAGTGACTCGGTAGACACTGACTCCAGCATGGATACCACTCTTCTACTCAAGGATACAGAAGCAGTCATGGCTTTCCTTGAAGCAAAACTCAGAGATGATAGTAAAACTGATGATGATCCAAAAACACCTAGCTACACCCAAGAGAATTCTATATCCCCGGAGTCAGATGTTGATACTGCAAGCACTATTAGTTTTGTTGCTAATGATGCAGATAAAAAATGTCCCCAGAAACGAAAAACCCTTAGCAGCCTGCATAAGGATAAATCCTCAACTTCATCTCCTTCAAAAGAACCTCTTAGCTCATCGGTATCTATATCCCGTGAAAGAACTGAAAGAAAGAGTAAAACTCATGTAAGGGAGCCTGGAAGTAGAAGCGATATCCAGAAAGTTCTTCGAACCAGTGCAAGGAATAGACCTCCATCTCTCGACTTGACAGATGATGATCAAACCTCTAGTTTACCTTGTTCTACTGTGTCAGATATTTTATCTTCTGATCAAGAAACTTATTCTGGAAGGTCACACTCCAAATCACAGTTTGCCTCTGTAGATGACAAGTTTACTGCAATAAAAACGTCTGCAGCTAACAAGCCAGTTACTCTTCCTAGGCCTCGTCCAACAAGGACTTCACTTTTGCGCAGATCACGCTTAGGTGAAGCTTCAGACACAGAGATTGGAGATACTGACAGAGCATCAGTTGCCTCAGAAGTATCAACAACAAGTTCAACATCAAAACAAACTTCTACTAGAAAACCGCTTTCAAGATTAGATTTGCTTGCACAGCCTCGTAGAACAAGGCTTGGTTCTTTATCGGCACGCAGTGACTCGGAAGCGACAATAACCAGAGGTTCTGGATCTTCACGAACTTCAGAATATGCAGTTAGAAATAGTGCTAAAATGTCTCCAACAACTGATGGGAGAAGTTCTCCAAGAGCCAGAGCTAACAGCATTTCTCGCTTATCGGATGCCAAGACAAAAGTGGTTCCATCTGCTCACGGCTCCCTTGCTG gcaatacccGATGGAGACGAGTCCCTCCAGAGTACGCATCCACTTCTGAAGATGAATTTGGATCTAACCGCAACGCTGCTAAACCTACTCGTCTACGTACCTCTTCAGCTGTTAAAATTCAGAAGTCACAAGTTAGTGGAAACAGCCCAATAAAAACACCATCAGCAGCTCTGAACATGAGTTCATTCAAACATAAGGCAAAAGAACAGGAAGATTATATCCGTGACTGGACTGCACATCGTGAGGAAATAGCTAG GATTAGCCAAGATTTGGCTCTCATTGCCCGGGAAATTAATGACGTTGCTGGAGAAATAGATTCTGTGACTTCATCCGGCACAGCACCTAGTACCACAGTAAGCACTGCAGCCACCACTCCTGGTTCTGCAATAGACACTCGGGAAGAGGTAGGGAGTCTACATGAAGATGTACAg CTTGTGGACCGTGTATTTGATGAAAGCCTTAACTTTAGAAAGATTCCTCCATCAAATGCATCCAGATCAGAAGCAAGCTTACGAGGAGGTGATGCAAAACCCCAGCCTAAAGAAGTTTCTGAACCTCCACTTATTACTAGACGGAAAACATGGAGTAGAGATGAA GTAATGGGAGATAGTTTACTGCTTTCTTCTGTGTTCCAATTTTCTCGAAAAATAAGACAGACTATTGATAAAACCGCTAATAAAATAAG aattttatttaagGACAAAGAAAGGAACTGGGACGAAATTGAAAAGAAGTTAAGATCGGAAAGCGAAATACCAATTTTGAAAACTTCATGTGTG gaaatcctATCAATACTACAAGAACTGAAGAGGATTGAAAACCAATTACAAg tgaTTAATGCCATGATCGATCCAGATGGCACTCTTGATGCTCTAAACATGTTGGGATTTGGAAGCCCATTACCTTCAACACATTCAAACTCAAAACATAGTTTATTACACGCCATCAATTTATCAGCTCTTGCTCATGCAGAGAGCAGAAGCAGTCGGTCAAATGTGAAAGCAGTATCCTCAGATGCTGACGGTGCTCAGTCGAGCCCTGATTTTAGTCTACATTTTAATAGGTTCAATCCTGATGGAAAAGAAGACTCTACATCACAAGAATAG